The genomic window TGAGATCCTCAAGATGAAGGGGGCATCCAGATGAAGGTGGTTTTTGAAAGGCCCAAATCACTGCAGCTTACAAAAACCCATTATTGCCCCGGCTGCGGTCATGGTATCGTACACAGGATGGTGGCCGAGGTTATCGATGAATTTGACATTCAGGAAAAAACCATAGGCATTGCCCCGGTGGGATGTTCGGTGCTGGCATACAACTATTTCGACATTGACATGCAGCAGGCGGCCCACGGCCGGGCTCCAGCGGTGGCCACGGGAATAAAAAGGGTTCTGCCTGACAGGATTGTTTTTGCTTACCAGGGCGACGGCGACCTGGCATCCATCGGTACCGCAGAGATAGTCCATGCGGCAGGCCGGGGTGAAAATATAACCGTCATATTCATAAACAACGCCATATACGGCATGACCGGCGGCCAGATGGCTCCCACCACTCTGGTAGGTCAGAAAACCGAGACCTCACCCTACGGAAGGGATCCCAGAATGGCAGGATACCCTATAAAAGTATGCGAGATGCTCTCGGTGCTGGATGGTCCTGCATTTATTGCCAGGGTGGCCCTCACTGATGTAAAAAACATTTTGAAGGCAAAAACTCTAATAAAAAAGGCTTTCCAGATGCAGATGGAAAATCGGGGGTTTTCCCTGGTGGAAGTTCTTTCTCCATGTCCCACTAACTGGGGAATGACCCCAAATGATGCCATGAAATGGGTAAATGACGAGATGACAAAGGTATTTCCGCCGGGTGTATATAAAGAATCCAGGGAGGTGCTGGAATGAAACTGGAAGTAATAATGGCCGGATTTGGCGGGCAGGGCATCATGCTCATGGGCGAGATCCTGGCTCACAGCGCCATGATGGAGGGTAAAGAGGTTTCCTGGATACCATCCTACGGGCCCGAAATGAGGGGCGGCACCGCTAACTGTATGGTGGTGATATCGGATAAAAGAATACCATCTCCTATTATTTCCTCTCCGGATGTGCTGGTGGCCATGAATAAACCCTCTATGGAAAAATTTTCGCCGATGGTTAAACCGGGAGGGTTGATAATCCTCAACAAGGCCATGATCGATGTTAAATCCACCCGCCGGGATGTTGAGGTCCTGGAAGTCGATGCCGGCGGAATAGCCGATGAACTGGGCAACATGAAGGTTGCAAACATGGTT from Biomaibacter acetigenes includes these protein-coding regions:
- a CDS encoding thiamine pyrophosphate-dependent enzyme, producing the protein MKVVFERPKSLQLTKTHYCPGCGHGIVHRMVAEVIDEFDIQEKTIGIAPVGCSVLAYNYFDIDMQQAAHGRAPAVATGIKRVLPDRIVFAYQGDGDLASIGTAEIVHAAGRGENITVIFINNAIYGMTGGQMAPTTLVGQKTETSPYGRDPRMAGYPIKVCEMLSVLDGPAFIARVALTDVKNILKAKTLIKKAFQMQMENRGFSLVEVLSPCPTNWGMTPNDAMKWVNDEMTKVFPPGVYKESREVLE
- a CDS encoding 2-oxoacid:acceptor oxidoreductase family protein, which gives rise to MKLEVIMAGFGGQGIMLMGEILAHSAMMEGKEVSWIPSYGPEMRGGTANCMVVISDKRIPSPIISSPDVLVAMNKPSMEKFSPMVKPGGLIILNKAMIDVKSTRRDVEVLEVDAGGIADELGNMKVANMVALGAVVGKTGIVDRKTVLSSIDYFLPPHRKSMYEINEKAFMKGMEIMVEATPN